Proteins from a genomic interval of Armatimonadota bacterium:
- a CDS encoding ThiF family adenylyltransferase, whose amino-acid sequence MTDGRYSRQSFLGPEAQSIISRTRVGVVGLGGGGSHIGQQLAHIGFVDYVLYDPDIAKCVNLNRTVGTTAEDVAAGRLKLDAATRLIIGLQPDAVIRPHACRWQDQPEDLRGCDIVFGCVDGFRGRDELERSCRRYMIPYVDIGMDVHQADGEAPRMGGQVILSLPGHPCMRCLGFLTNETLAREGEAYGDAGVHPQVVWANGMLASAAVGVGVDLLTDWTRSLRGPVYLSFVGNDGTLTPHVRLQYLDLEHCTHYPIGSCGDVRVSS is encoded by the coding sequence ATGACTGACGGCCGCTACTCAAGGCAGTCGTTCCTTGGCCCCGAGGCGCAGTCGATCATCAGCCGTACTCGGGTGGGTGTCGTCGGCCTCGGCGGCGGCGGATCGCACATCGGCCAGCAACTCGCCCACATTGGGTTCGTCGATTACGTTCTGTACGATCCGGACATTGCGAAATGCGTCAACTTGAACCGAACGGTCGGTACGACCGCGGAGGATGTCGCCGCGGGCCGTCTGAAGCTGGATGCGGCGACGCGGCTCATCATCGGTCTGCAGCCCGATGCCGTGATTCGGCCGCACGCCTGCCGGTGGCAGGACCAGCCGGAAGACCTCCGGGGGTGCGACATCGTGTTCGGCTGCGTGGACGGGTTTCGGGGGCGTGATGAGCTCGAGCGGTCCTGCCGGCGCTATATGATCCCGTACGTAGACATCGGCATGGACGTGCACCAGGCGGACGGCGAAGCGCCGCGTATGGGGGGCCAGGTCATCCTCTCGCTGCCCGGCCACCCCTGCATGCGCTGCCTGGGATTCCTTACGAACGAGACCTTGGCGCGCGAAGGCGAGGCTTACGGCGATGCGGGAGTGCATCCGCAAGTGGTGTGGGCGAACGGAATGCTCGCCTCCGCGGCCGTTGGCGTCGGAGTCGACCTGCTCACCGACTGGACCCGGTCGCTCCGGGGCCCGGTCTACCTGTCCTTCGTTGGGAACGACGGGACCTTGACGCCGCACGTGCGGCTGCAGTATCTAGATCTCGAACACTGCACCCATTACCCGATCGGGAGCTGTGGGGACGTTCGCGTCTCCTCGTGA